DNA sequence from the Streptomyces cinnabarinus genome:
GGCGTCGCCGCGGACGGGGCGTACGAGACCGCGTTCGACGCGGCCCGGGAGCGGATCGCGAAGCTGCTCGCGCCTTCGGCGGTGCTGCCGCCGCTGACGCCGTACTACACGCCTGTCACGGCGCCGGGTTATCTGCCCGGGATCCTCGCCCGGCATCACCTCGGGCCCGACGGCAGCGTGTTGCCGGGAGCGCCGTCGGCCGACAAGGAGCCGGGGCCCGTCCGGCAGATAGTGCGGCGGGCCGCCCGGGGCGCCTATCGGCACGGGGTGCAGCGCGTCGCGCCCGTCATCCGGCGGATGGGGGAGCTGTGATCCCCGCGCCCCAGGAGAGCGGCCTCGCCGCCCAGACCTCTGCGAACTCTGCACAAGGAGTGCAACCCATGTCCGACTCGCCGACCGGCGCCTCCGTACGCCGTGTGCTCGCGGTGATTCCCGCCCGCGGTGGCTCCAAGGGTGTGCCCGCGAAGAACCTCGCCCCCGTCGGCGGTGTGCCGCTGGTCGCCCGTGCCGTGCGCGAATGCCTGTCCGCCCGGCTGGTGACCGATGTGGTCGTCTCCACCGACGACCAGGCGATCGCCTCAGCGGCCCGCTCCGCCGGTGCCGAGGTCGTGCTGCGGCCCGCCGCCATCGCCGGGGACACCGCCACCTCCGAGGCCGCCGTGCTGCACGCCATGGACGGCCACGAGGCGCTGCACGGCTCCCCGGTCGACGTGGTGCTGCTAGTGCAGTGCACCAGCCCGTTCGTGATCCGCGAGGACATCGACGGAGTCGCGGCGGCGGTCGTGGAGAACGGCGCCGACACCGCGGTCACCGTGGCCCCCTTCCACGGCTTCGTCTGGCGCGACGCCGAGGAGCCCGCGGAGGGCGGCGTCGGCGTCAACCATGACAAGTCCTACCGCCCCCGCCGCCAGGACCGCCCCCAGGACTACCTGGAGACCGGCGCCGCCTACGCGATGGACGCGGCGGGCTTCCGCAAGCACAACCACCGCTTCTTCGGCCGTACGGAACTCGTCCGCACCGACCCGGCCCGGGTCCTGGAGATCGACGACCCGCACGACCTCGCGCGCGCCCGCGCCCTCGCGCCCCTGTTCGACGCGGACCGCCCCGGTTCGCTGCCGACCGCCGATGACATCGACGCGGTCGTCCTGGACTTCGACGGCACCCAGACCGATGACCGGGTGCTGATCGACGCCGATGGAAAGGAGTTCGTCTCCGTGCACCGCGGAGACGGCCTCGGCATCGCGGCCCTACGCAAGAGCGAGTTGCGGATGCTGATCCTGTCCACGGAGCAGAACCCGGTCGTAGCCGCCCGCGCACGCAAGCTCCAGATCCCCGTGCTGCACGGCATCGACCGCAAAGACCTCGCGCTGAAGCAGTGGTGCGAGGAGCAGGGCATCGCGCCGGAGCGCGTGCTCTACGTCGGCAACGACGTCAACGACCTCCCGTGCTTCGCCCTCGTGGGCTGGCCCGTGGCGGTCGCGAGCGCCCACGACGTCGTACGCGGCGCCGCACGCGCGGTCACCACCGTCCCCGGTGGCGACGGCGCCATCCGAGAGATCGCCAGCTGGATCCTCGGCCCCTCTCTCGATTCCCTCACCAAGTAAGGACTGTTTCCGCCATGAGCAACTCCCGTCTTCGCACGTTCGGTTCGTCCCGCCTCGCGGGCCCCGGTCAGCCCGTCTACATCTGCGGCGAGATCGGCATCAACCACAACGGCGAGCTGGAGAACGCCTTCAAGCTGATCGACGTGGCGGCCGAGGCCGGCTGCGACGCCGTGAAGTTCCAGAAGCGCACCCCCGAGATCTGCACCCCGCGCGACCAGTGGGACATCGAGCGCGACACCCCCTGGGGCCGGATGACCTACATCGACTACCGCCACCGGGTGGAGTTCGGTGAGGACGAGTACCGCCGGATCGACGAGTACTGCAAGGAGAAGGGGATCGCCTGGTTCGCCTCCCCGTGGGACACCGAGGCCGTCGCCTTCCTGGAGAAGTTCGACGTCCCCGCCCACAAGGTGGCCTCCGCCTCCCTGACGGACGACGAGCTGCTGCGATCCCTGCGCGCCACGGGCCGCACGGTCATCCTGTCCTCCGGCATGTCGACCCCGAAGCAGATCCGCCACGCGGTCGAGGTCCTGGGCAGCGACAACATCCTGCTCTGCCACGCCACGTCGACCTACCCGGCCAAGGCCGACGAGCTCAACCTCCGCGTGATCAACACCCTCCAGGACGAGTACCCGAACGTCCCGATCGGCTACTCCGGCCACGAGACGGGCCTGCAGACCACGCTGGCCGCCGTCGCGCTCGGCGCCACCTTCGTCGAGCGTCACATCACCCTCGACCGCGCCATGTGGGGCTCGGACCAGGCCGCGTCCGTCGAGCCGCAGGGCCTGCAGCGCCTGGTGCGCGACATCCGCACCATCGAGGCGTCCCTCGGCGACGGCGTCAAGAAGGTCTACGACTCCGAGCTCGGCCCGATGAAGAAGCTGCGCCGCGTCCAGGGCGTCATCGCCGAGGCGGAGATCGCCGCGGCGGCCGGCGAGCCGGTGTCGGTCTGACCTGATCCAGAAGGATCTGTCACGATCTGATCAGATCCTTTCGGAATCACCCTGATTCATTCCTCCCCGCTTCCCCTACGACGGGACGGTCGTACGTAGATGAGCCCCCGCGCCGGGAACGCCGGCACCCGCACTCTCGCGTTCGTGGAGAGTCCGGTACAGCTGCTGAACGTGCTGGAGTGGGCGTATGCGCAGGAGCATGCGCTCGGCGCGGGGCTCACCGTGGTGGTCCTGGCCCCGGTCGATCCGATGACCCGTGGCCAGCTGCGCCGTATGGCGGAGCTGGCGCGCGAGGAGGGGCACGAGGTCCGCTGGGAGGAGGCGCGGGGCGGCGCGGCGGCGCCGTTCCACACGATCGGGGGCCTGGCGGGCACGCTCCGCCGGGTTCCCCGGGTGGTCCTGGGGGACCCCTTCTCCCGCTACGTCCAACTCCTGCTGACGATCACCCGGGCCCGGGACCTGGTGGTCGTGGACGACGGTACGGCGACGATGGAGTTCGTCGGCCAACTGGCCCGCGGTGAACGCCTGGTGCGCTGGCACCGCAAGGGCGGCCGCCCGGGCCCCCGGGACCTGATCCTCGCCCCGGCCTCCTCGGCGGCGCGGCGCAAGCTGACGCCGGGGGAGAAGCGCAGGGTGGAGATCTTCTCCTCGATGCCGATGGAGGAGACCCTGCCGGGCCTGACGGTGTCGTCGAACGACTTCGCCTGGACCCGCTCGCGCTTCGGCCCGCCGCGCATCAGCAAGGGCGCCGACATGGTCGGCACGTCGCTGGTGGAAACGGGCGTGGTGGACGCCGACCGCTACCTGGACGCGGTCCGCTCCCTGGCCAAGACCCACGGCGCGACGCGCTACTTCGCGCACCGCCGCGAGAGCACGGAGAAGCTGCACCGCCTGGCGGTCGAGACCGGCCTGGAAATAGTCCGCCCGGACCTCCCCCTGGAACTGATCGCCCGCCGAGGCCCGATAGGGCGCACCATCCTCAGCTTCCCGTCCACGGTCGTCCACACCCTCCCCCTGGCCCTGGTCGGCACGGACGTCCGGGTAGCGGTCTGCGACATCGACCCCACCTGGCTCACCACCCACGCCTCCCCCCGAGCCCAGGGCTTCCTCTCCGGCGTAACGGGCTCGGCGAAGGACGTCCACCGCCTGGCGGCGGTGAGCGCGACCTGAGCCGCCGCGTGCGGCCACGGCGATTTCCGGGAACCCGGCCGCTGGACGACGGCTGAAACTTGGTATGGACCTGCCAAGGTGATGGTCCTACGGTGCGAGCGGTGTGCTCGTGAGAGCGCTCTCAGCCCTCCCGCTCCCCAGGACCCCACCAGGAGGCCCCATGAAACGCACCGTCGCCCTGCGCGCCGCCGCAGCGGCCCTGTTGCTCGCCACCGGACTCGGTACCGCCCAGGCCGGTGCCGCGAGTGCCGCTCCTTCCGCCACGCGGACCGAGGCCTCCGTCTCGCCGGGGATGCTTGACGCCATGCGTCGGGATCTCGGGCTCACCGAGGCACAGGCGAAGGAGCGGCTGCGTGCGGAAGCCGCCGCCGTGGGTACCGAGAAGGCCGCCCGGGCCGCTGCCGGGCGGGCGTACGGCGGCTCGTGGTACGAGGCGTCCACCGGCAGAGTCGTCGTCGCCCTCACCGACGGGGCCAAGGTCGACGACGTGCGCGAACTCGGCGCCGACACACGGCTCGTGAAGCACAGCGCCGCTGCCCTGGACCGCGCCAAGTCACGGCTCGACTCGCTGTCCGCGCCGGCCGGGGTCGCCGGGTCGCACGTCGATGCCGAGGCCAACTCGGTCGTGGTCACCGTTGTGCGCGGCGAGCGGAACGCCCCCGCGGTGCGGGACTTCGTCGAGCGCGCACACCGCAACGGTCCCCTCACCGTCGTGCAGACCTCCGAGGCTCCGCGCACCTACGCCGCCGGCACCGTCGGCGGTGACCCCTACTACACCGGCAACGTCCGCTGCTCGATCGGCTTCTCCGTGCACGGCGGCTTCGTCACGGCCGGCCACTGCGGGCAGGCCGGGGCGTCGGTACGCGGCTGGGACGGCTCGGCCATGGGCACCTTCCAGGGGTCCTCGTTCCCCGGCAATGACTACGCGTACGTCAGCATCCACAGCGGCTGGTGGACCGTACCGGTCGTACTCGGCTGGGGAACCATCCCGGACCGTCTCGTCCGCGGCTCCGCGGAAGCGCCGGTGGGTACGTCCATATGCCGCTCCGGCTCCACCACCCACTGGCGCTGCGGCACCGTCCTGGCGAAGAACGAGACCGTCAACTACAGCCAGGGCGCGGTCCACCAGATGACGAAGACCAGCGTCTGCGCCGAGGGCGGCGACTCCGGTGGCTCCTTCATCAGCGGTGACCAGGCCCAGGGCGTCACCTCCGGCGGCTGGGGCAACTGCTCCAGCGGCGGCCAGACCTGGTTCCAGCCGGTGAACGAGATCCTCTCCCGCTACGGGCTCACCCTCCACACCGCCTGACCAGCAAGAACGCCCGAGCCCTCGTCTCCTCCTCCACCGGCTCCCGCACCACCCTCGCCCGGACCTGGAGGCCCGCCTTGCCCAGGTGGGCCTCCACCGTCTCCGGCGTGCGCAGGTAGTAGTGCAGGGAGATGTCCTTGCCGAACCGTTCCGTCAGGTGCATGAGTTCGTCTGAGTCGCCGGTCTGGAAGGAGAGGAGGGCGTGGCCGCCCGGGACCAGGACGCGGTGGAACTCGGCGAAGGCCGCCGTCAGGTGGTCCGTCGGGATGTGGATGGTCGAGTACAGGGCGGTGATGCCGCCCAGCGTCTCGTCCGGCAGGTCGAGGGACGTCATCGTGCCGACGTGGAAGCGCAGGTGCGGATGGGCCTCGCGGGCCAGCGCCACCATCCGCGGGGAGACGTCCACCCCGAAGACCGGGACGCCGAGGGCGTGCAGCCGGGCGGTGACATCGCCGGGACCGCTGCCCAGGTCGCCCACCGGCGCCGTACCGTGCGCGCGTACCTGCTCGGCGAAGGCGGCCAGCAGAGCCCGCTCCAGGGGATGCCCGGCCAGGCTGTCGGGGTGGCGGTCGGTGTAGGGGGTGGCTATCGCGTCGTACGACGTCCTGGTGGCCCGTACGAAGTCCGGGTCTGTGGTCGGATCCGTCACGTGGCCGGAGCCTACCCAGGGCAGCGGTGCGCCGTCGGCAACTTCACCCATCGGAAAGCTGCCGGACACCGGACAGGTCCCCGCGTCCTGAGCACGTCAGGATGGTCGGCGTGAACAGCGGTGGTGTGGGTGACGTCGTCCTTCGGTCGCGATGGCGGCGGGCCCTCTGGGGTGTCGTCGGGATCACGGCCGCCGGCGTCCTCCTCGCCGCCCTCGGCCTCGCCCTGGGCGGTCCGGCGCCGCTGGCCGGTGCCGGCGCGCTCTTCCTCGGCCTCGGTCTCGCCGCGCTGCGCTCCGCCACCGCCGAGGTCCGCGCCGACGCCCGCGGCATCCACACCCGGGGCCGGACCACGCCCTGGCCGGACGTCGCCGACCTGCGCGTACGGGTGAAGACCTGGCCCCGGGGCGAGGAGTCCCGGCACGTCCTCGTGGCCCCGCCCCAGGGGCCCGCGCGACAGCTGCCCCTGCCCGTCGGGTGGGGCGGCGCCGACCAGGACTTCGACACCGGCCTGGAGGCGTTGCGCGCCCTGCACCGGCGCCATGGAAACCCCGAGTCGGACCATCTCGTCGTCGTCTCCCGGCGCACCGCCGGACGCGGCTCGGTCTGGTCGCCGGTCCTGTGTGTCCTGCTGCTGGCGGGCGCGGGCCTCACCGCCTGGTTCGTCCCCCGGGCCGACGCCGACCGGCGGGCGTGGGAGGCGGCCGTCCCGTGCGCCGCCGCGACCCCCGCCGAGGACCGGCGCGAGTGCCTGACGCGCATCCCGGCCGTGATCGAGCGGACCGACGACGACGGGCCGAAGCGCGGCGGCGTGCTGTACTTCGCCGACGACCGCCCAGTCGACCGGCTCCGGGTCTCGCAGGAGGCGGTTCAGGAGTTCGGGCCCGGGGACGAGGTGGAGCTCACCGCCTGGCGCGGCGAGGTGCGGGAGATCGCCGGGAGCCGCTACGTCTGGCGCGAGCATGTCGCCCCGCCCGGTGACCTGGCCGCCGTATCGGCCGGACTCGCCCTCGCCGCCGGATACCCCGCCGCCCGGATGCTGACGCGCCGCCGCGGCCGCCGCCTCCCCGACGGCGAGGTCCTGCCCTCGGCCCTGCCCTTCGCCGCCGTCCTCGCCGGGACCGGAGCCTGGCTGCTGCCGCTGTGCCACCGCCACCCCACGACCCTCCTCGACTCGCCCACGACGATCATCTGGGCGGTCGCGGGCACCGCCGCCTCGCTGGGCATGGCCGCCCTGGCCTGGCGCGCCACCCGGGTCCGGCCCCCCGGCGACACGGACGCCCCCGCCGAGCAGGGGGAAGTCTTCGTGCGTGCCCACTTCCTGGAGTCGACCGACTACAACCCGCACGGCTTCGGCACCCACATCGCCCTCGGCGGCGACGAGCCGCCCGCGGTGACCCCCGGCCCCGACCGTTTCGCCGCACGGACCGTCCCCGCCCGGCGGCTCACCGTCAGGCAGGTGCGCCGGGCCCGGGGCACCGACGGCGACCTCGTGCCCCGGAGCTGGCACATCGCCGAGCTCGACGACGCCGGCACCCCGGTCCGCCTGGCCGCCGCCCCGGCCGATCTGACCCGCGTCCTGCGCGCCCTGGCGGCCGCAGGAACGCTCGAGGACGCCTCGACTCCGGGTTCCGACAGATGAACAGAACCGACGCGGCCGTGCGGGGCGTGGTAAGGGTTGGTAGGAGAGCGGATGGGTGGTCATGATCGACTCGCTCGAAAAGTGAGGGAGTTTACCCATCCCAACCCACGCCTATGCGCCTGGCGGTCAGTTTTTCTTCCCCTAACGGGCTGAACTTTTGTTGATCGAGGGTCAGTTGACCACCCGGGCGTCCTACCCTTCAGAGGGTGAAGCAATTGATGTCCGTAGAGTCCGAGGCCGATCTGCCGGGGGACGCCGGGGAAGCACTGCTTCCCGGCACGCTGCCCGAGTCGCTGCGTGCCGAACTCGTCGCGTTCCGTCGCGACTTGCACATGCACCCCGAGCTCGGCAACCAGGAGTTCCGTACCACCGCCGCGATCAAGGAGCGCCTTGAGCGGGCGGGTCTTGAGCCGCGGGTGCTCGCCGTCGGGACCGGCCTCGTCTGTGACATCGGCAACTGGGACGACGGGCTGCCCGCGCTCGCCCTGCGGGCCGACATCGACGCCCTGCCCATCCCGGACGCCAAGACGGAGTGCGCGTACCGCTCGACCGTGCCGGACCGGGCCCACGCCTGCGGGCACGACGTGCACACCACCGTGGTGCTCGGTGCCGGGCTCGTCCTCGCCGACCTGCACCGCAAGGGCCTGCTGCCGCGGCCGGTGCGGCTGATCTTCCAGCCCGCCGAGGAAGTGCTGCCCGGCGGCGCCGCCGACTCCATCGAGTGCGGGGTGCTGGAGGGCGTCGGCCGGATCGTCGCCGTGCACTGCGACCCCCGGGTGGACGCCGGGAGGATCGGTATCCGCGAGGGTGCCATCACCTCCGCCTGCGACCGGCTGGAGATCGCGCTGGACGGCCCCGGCGGCCACACCGCGCGCCCCCATCTGACCACCGACCTGGTCACCGCGGTCGCCCGTGTCGTCACGGACGTGCCCGCACTGGTCGCCCGGCGCGTGGACACCCGTAGCGGACTGGCCGTGACCTGGGGCCGGATCGAGTCGGGCCACGCCCCGAACGTCATCCCGCAGCACGCCGAGCTCTCCGGCACCGTGCGCTGCCTGGACCTCAACGCCTGGCGGCAGGCCCCCGACATCGTGGTCGCCGCGATCGACGAGGTCGCCAACCTGCACCGGGCCAAGTCCGAGATCACCTACGTCCGTGGCGTCCCGCCCGTGGTCAACGACCCCGGGATCACCGAACTCCTCCGCGACGCCATGATCGCCCGCCGCGGCCCCGAGTCCGTCGAGGGCACCGAGCAGAGCCTCGGCGGCGAGGACTTCTCCTGGTACCTGGAGCACGTCCCCGGCGCCATGGCCCGCCTCGGCGTCCGCACCCCGGGCGAGCGCACCATCCGCGATCTCCACCAGGGCGACTTCGATGTGGACGAGCACGCGATCACGGTGGGTGTGGAGCTGTTCACGGCGGCGGCCCTGATCGATCTCTGATCGGACCCGTCCCGGTTGCGGCCGGAGCCGGGCGGGTGGAGTCTGGCCGCATGGCGCTCAGACATGCGCACCGATGTCCTGAAGTGCACCTTTTGGTTCCGTGGTTCACGGGGACGTAACCGGCCATCGGCACGAATGGATAACGGCCACGCGATACCCCGTTCCCAGGAGTGTCTACGCGCGTTAATGTGCGCCGAACTCAGGCACCCATCGCGGGGCTTTTGGAGAATGGGGAACTTCACGATGCGTCGGACATCCAAACTGACCCGTATCGCGGTGGGGGTCGCGTCGATCGCGCTCGCCGCCACGGCGTGCGGTGGTACGAGCAGCGACAGTGACAGCAGCAGCGAGACCTCCGGCGACCTCGGGCTCGCCATCGCGTACGACATCGGCGGCAAGGGCGACCAGTCCTTCAACGATGCCGCGTACGCCGGTATGCAGAAGGCCCAGAAGGAGTTCGGCTACAAGACCGCCGACATCGAGCCCACCGAGGGTGAGACGGACGCCGACAAGGAGCAGCGTCTGGCCTCCCTCGCCAAGCAGGGCTACAACCCGGTGATCGGCGTCGGCTTCGCCTACGGCCCCGCGATGGAGGCCGTGGCCTCGAAGTACCCGGACACCACCTTCGGCATCGTCGACTCGGTCGTCGAGGGTGACAACGTGGCCTCCCTGGTCTTCGCCGAGGAGCAGGCGTCCTACCTCGCCGGTGTCGCCGCGGCCAAGGCCACCAAGACCAACACCGTGGGCTTCGTGGGTGGCGTGGACGTCCCGCTGATCCACAAGTTCGAGGCCGGCTACAAGCAGGGCGTGGCGGACACCAACCCCAAGGTCAAGGTCGTCTCGCAGTACCTGACCCAGACCGCGGAGGAGGGCGGCTTCTCCAGCCCCGACAAGGGCAAGGCCGCCGCCGAGGGCCAGATCGAGAAGAAGGCGGACGTCGTCTACGCGGCCGCCGGTCTCTCCGGCCAGGGCGTGATCGAGGCCGCCGCCAAGGCGAAGGTCTGGGCGATCGGTGTCGACTCGGACCAGTACCAGCAGGAAGCGCTCTCGGCGTACAAGGACTACATCCTCACCTCCGCCCTCAAGGACGTCGGTGGCGCGGTGTTCACCCTCGCCGAGTCCGTGCACGACGACAAGCCGCTGACCGGTGTCCAGACCTTCGACCTGAAGGTGGACGGCGTCGGCCTCGCGGAGAGCAACCCGAAGATGGCCGAGATCCCGGGTCTGACGGACGCCGTGGCCAAGGCCAAGGAAGCCATCGTCGCGGGCGACATCAAGGTCAACACGGAGTAACCGTCAGCGCCCGATCGGGCTAATCGCGTCAAATCGCCTGAAGCGGGCGGGTGTCCAGGACACCCGCCCGCTTCTGCGTTCGATTCGAGCTTGCGGCGAAGTGGCGTTGAGCACGGCCGGATAACAAGGTGGACAGAAGGGGTTTTCAGGCAGGTCTACGCGCGTTAATCTGCGGCGAAGCCCAGCGCCGATGCTGTGAAGCGATAACCGTCCGGCGCTTGTACCACTAGGAGCACCTCACATGCGCCGGATTTCCCGGATCACGGTCGCAGGCGCAGCGACCGCCTCTCTGGCCCTCGCGCTCTCCGCCTGTGGCGGCACCTCGACCGAGAGCGGCTCGTCCGACTCCAAGGGCGACAAGGGCCTGGCCATCGCGTACGACGTCGGCGGCAAGGGCGACCAGTCCTTCAACGACGCCGCGTTCGCGGGCCTGGAGCAGGCGAAGAAGGAGTTCGGCTACGAGACGCAGGATGTCGAGCCCACCGAGGGCGAGACCGACGCGGACAAGCAGCAGCGTCTCGAGTCGCTGGCCAAGCAGGGCTACAACCCGGTCGTGGGTGTCGGCTACGCCTACGCCGCCGCCGTCAAGGGCGCCGCGGAGAAGTTCCCGGACACCACCTTCGGCATCGTGGACGACTCCACCGTCGAGTCGAAGAACGTGGCCGACCTGGTCTTCTCCGAGGAGGAGGCCTCCTACCTCGCCGGTGTCGCCGCCGCCAAGAGCACCAAGACCAATACCGTGGGCTTCGTGGGCGGCGTGGACATCCCGCTGATCCACAAGTTCCAGGCCGGCTTCGAGCAGGGCGTCAAGGACACCAACCCCAAGGCGAAGGTCCTCTCCCAGTACCTCACGCAGACCGCGGAGGAGGGTGGCTTCTCCAGCCCTGACAAGGGCAAGACGGCCGCCGAGGGCCAGATCGAGAAGAAGGCGGACGTCGTCTACGCGGCCGCCGGTCTCTCCGGCCAGGGCGTGATCGAGGCCGCCGCCGCCAACAAGGTGTGGGCCATCGGTGTCGACTCCGACCAGTACAGCCAGGAAGCCCTCGCCAAGTACAAGGACTCGATCCTCACGTCGGCGATGAAGGACGTCGCCAAGGCGGTGTACAACCTGGCGAAGTCGGTCGAGGACGGGAAGCCCGAGACCGGTATCGTTCGTGGCGATCTGAAGAGCGGCGAGGTGAGCCTCGCGAACTCCAACCCGAAGTTCGCCGACAACGCCGAGCTCCAGGCAGCCATCGAGACGGCCAAGGAGAAGATCATCAACGGCGAGATCAAGGTCAAGAGCAGCTGAACAGCAACACCCTGAGCAGCGTGTAACCGCGGGGTCGTCGCGGTCGCTCGACGGGGTACGGGGCCTCCTGAAAAGGAGACTTCCCCGTGCCCCGT
Encoded proteins:
- a CDS encoding acylneuraminate cytidylyltransferase, encoding MSDSPTGASVRRVLAVIPARGGSKGVPAKNLAPVGGVPLVARAVRECLSARLVTDVVVSTDDQAIASAARSAGAEVVLRPAAIAGDTATSEAAVLHAMDGHEALHGSPVDVVLLVQCTSPFVIREDIDGVAAAVVENGADTAVTVAPFHGFVWRDAEEPAEGGVGVNHDKSYRPRRQDRPQDYLETGAAYAMDAAGFRKHNHRFFGRTELVRTDPARVLEIDDPHDLARARALAPLFDADRPGSLPTADDIDAVVLDFDGTQTDDRVLIDADGKEFVSVHRGDGLGIAALRKSELRMLILSTEQNPVVAARARKLQIPVLHGIDRKDLALKQWCEEQGIAPERVLYVGNDVNDLPCFALVGWPVAVASAHDVVRGAARAVTTVPGGDGAIREIASWILGPSLDSLTK
- a CDS encoding N-acetylneuraminate synthase family protein — its product is MSNSRLRTFGSSRLAGPGQPVYICGEIGINHNGELENAFKLIDVAAEAGCDAVKFQKRTPEICTPRDQWDIERDTPWGRMTYIDYRHRVEFGEDEYRRIDEYCKEKGIAWFASPWDTEAVAFLEKFDVPAHKVASASLTDDELLRSLRATGRTVILSSGMSTPKQIRHAVEVLGSDNILLCHATSTYPAKADELNLRVINTLQDEYPNVPIGYSGHETGLQTTLAAVALGATFVERHITLDRAMWGSDQAASVEPQGLQRLVRDIRTIEASLGDGVKKVYDSELGPMKKLRRVQGVIAEAEIAAAAGEPVSV
- a CDS encoding S1 family peptidase; its protein translation is MKRTVALRAAAAALLLATGLGTAQAGAASAAPSATRTEASVSPGMLDAMRRDLGLTEAQAKERLRAEAAAVGTEKAARAAAGRAYGGSWYEASTGRVVVALTDGAKVDDVRELGADTRLVKHSAAALDRAKSRLDSLSAPAGVAGSHVDAEANSVVVTVVRGERNAPAVRDFVERAHRNGPLTVVQTSEAPRTYAAGTVGGDPYYTGNVRCSIGFSVHGGFVTAGHCGQAGASVRGWDGSAMGTFQGSSFPGNDYAYVSIHSGWWTVPVVLGWGTIPDRLVRGSAEAPVGTSICRSGSTTHWRCGTVLAKNETVNYSQGAVHQMTKTSVCAEGGDSGGSFISGDQAQGVTSGGWGNCSSGGQTWFQPVNEILSRYGLTLHTA
- a CDS encoding class I SAM-dependent DNA methyltransferase; its protein translation is MTDPTTDPDFVRATRTSYDAIATPYTDRHPDSLAGHPLERALLAAFAEQVRAHGTAPVGDLGSGPGDVTARLHALGVPVFGVDVSPRMVALAREAHPHLRFHVGTMTSLDLPDETLGGITALYSTIHIPTDHLTAAFAEFHRVLVPGGHALLSFQTGDSDELMHLTERFGKDISLHYYLRTPETVEAHLGKAGLQVRARVVREPVEEETRARAFLLVRRCGG
- a CDS encoding PH domain-containing protein, with protein sequence MVGVNSGGVGDVVLRSRWRRALWGVVGITAAGVLLAALGLALGGPAPLAGAGALFLGLGLAALRSATAEVRADARGIHTRGRTTPWPDVADLRVRVKTWPRGEESRHVLVAPPQGPARQLPLPVGWGGADQDFDTGLEALRALHRRHGNPESDHLVVVSRRTAGRGSVWSPVLCVLLLAGAGLTAWFVPRADADRRAWEAAVPCAAATPAEDRRECLTRIPAVIERTDDDGPKRGGVLYFADDRPVDRLRVSQEAVQEFGPGDEVELTAWRGEVREIAGSRYVWREHVAPPGDLAAVSAGLALAAGYPAARMLTRRRGRRLPDGEVLPSALPFAAVLAGTGAWLLPLCHRHPTTLLDSPTTIIWAVAGTAASLGMAALAWRATRVRPPGDTDAPAEQGEVFVRAHFLESTDYNPHGFGTHIALGGDEPPAVTPGPDRFAARTVPARRLTVRQVRRARGTDGDLVPRSWHIAELDDAGTPVRLAAAPADLTRVLRALAAAGTLEDASTPGSDR
- a CDS encoding M20 family metallopeptidase, with amino-acid sequence MSVESEADLPGDAGEALLPGTLPESLRAELVAFRRDLHMHPELGNQEFRTTAAIKERLERAGLEPRVLAVGTGLVCDIGNWDDGLPALALRADIDALPIPDAKTECAYRSTVPDRAHACGHDVHTTVVLGAGLVLADLHRKGLLPRPVRLIFQPAEEVLPGGAADSIECGVLEGVGRIVAVHCDPRVDAGRIGIREGAITSACDRLEIALDGPGGHTARPHLTTDLVTAVARVVTDVPALVARRVDTRSGLAVTWGRIESGHAPNVIPQHAELSGTVRCLDLNAWRQAPDIVVAAIDEVANLHRAKSEITYVRGVPPVVNDPGITELLRDAMIARRGPESVEGTEQSLGGEDFSWYLEHVPGAMARLGVRTPGERTIRDLHQGDFDVDEHAITVGVELFTAAALIDL
- a CDS encoding BMP family lipoprotein — protein: MRRTSKLTRIAVGVASIALAATACGGTSSDSDSSSETSGDLGLAIAYDIGGKGDQSFNDAAYAGMQKAQKEFGYKTADIEPTEGETDADKEQRLASLAKQGYNPVIGVGFAYGPAMEAVASKYPDTTFGIVDSVVEGDNVASLVFAEEQASYLAGVAAAKATKTNTVGFVGGVDVPLIHKFEAGYKQGVADTNPKVKVVSQYLTQTAEEGGFSSPDKGKAAAEGQIEKKADVVYAAAGLSGQGVIEAAAKAKVWAIGVDSDQYQQEALSAYKDYILTSALKDVGGAVFTLAESVHDDKPLTGVQTFDLKVDGVGLAESNPKMAEIPGLTDAVAKAKEAIVAGDIKVNTE
- a CDS encoding BMP family lipoprotein → MRRISRITVAGAATASLALALSACGGTSTESGSSDSKGDKGLAIAYDVGGKGDQSFNDAAFAGLEQAKKEFGYETQDVEPTEGETDADKQQRLESLAKQGYNPVVGVGYAYAAAVKGAAEKFPDTTFGIVDDSTVESKNVADLVFSEEEASYLAGVAAAKSTKTNTVGFVGGVDIPLIHKFQAGFEQGVKDTNPKAKVLSQYLTQTAEEGGFSSPDKGKTAAEGQIEKKADVVYAAAGLSGQGVIEAAAANKVWAIGVDSDQYSQEALAKYKDSILTSAMKDVAKAVYNLAKSVEDGKPETGIVRGDLKSGEVSLANSNPKFADNAELQAAIETAKEKIINGEIKVKSS